One Triticum dicoccoides isolate Atlit2015 ecotype Zavitan chromosome 5B, WEW_v2.0, whole genome shotgun sequence genomic window carries:
- the LOC119310720 gene encoding protein Brevis radix-like 4 yields MLACIACVNKEEGGGRERERDGAGGDRDGDTPTCRDPVKSLTSQLKDMVLKLSGTQRQGVPKRGGSPPPRGRTTSLYRSGYYRPGVVQDDMAVPPATYLGHGAGGGGTAASSASSTPAWERPPNGAGGQGGEAAVREWVAQVEPGVQITFVSLAGGAGNDLKRIRFSREMYDKWQAQRWWGDNNERIMELYNVRRFTRHVLPDPPRGDDDAERESFYSQSQVGSTMGSPAATPSPAPESIAWGAAFARPQPSAAAGAGPGGPGGAARQHSFRGPLSPPPPSSSNPSERAWQQQQHHQQRQNGGPEPDAVEPARTTTSSMPDDVSMSNASELEVTEWVIQDEPGVYITVRELADGARELRRVRFSREKFAELNAKLWWEENKERIHAQYL; encoded by the exons atGCTGGCCTGCATCGCGTGCGTCAACAAGGAAGAAGGCGGCGGCCGGGAGAGGGAGCGGGACGGCGCCGGCGGCGACAGAGACGGAGACACGCCGACATGCAGGGACCCCGTCAAGTCGCTCACCTCCCAG CTCAAGGACATGGTGCTGAAGCTGTCGGGCACGCAGAGGCAGGGGGTGCCGAAGCGGGGGGGCTCGCCGCCGCCGAGGGGCCGGACCACGTCCCTGTACCGCAGCGGCTACTACCGCCCGGGCGTGGTGCAGGACGACATGGCGGTGCCGCCGGCCACGTACCTGGGCCACGGCGCCGGGGGCGGCGGCACGGCGGCGTCGAGCGCGAGCTCCACGCCGGCGTGGGAGCGGCCGCCCAACGGGGCCGGAGgccagggcggcgaggcggcggtgcgGGAGTGGGTGGCGCAGGTGGAGCCCGGGGTGCAGATCACGTTCGTGTCGCTGGCGGGCGGCGCCGGCAACGACCTGAAGCGCATCCGGTTCAGCCGGGAGATGTACGACAAGTGGCAGGCGCAGCGGTGGTGGGGCGACAACAACGAGCGCATCATGGAGCTCTACAACGTCCGCCGCTTCACCCGCCACGTGCTCCCCGACCCGCCCCGCGGCGACGACGACGCCGAG AGGGAGTCGTTCTACTCGCAGTCGCAGGTGGGCTCGACGATGGGCAGCCCCGCGGCGACGCCCTCGCCGGCGCCGGAGAGCATCGCCTGGGGCGCGGCCTTCGCCCGCCCGCAGCCCTCCGCCGCGGCCGGCGCCGGCCCAGGCGGgcccggcggcgcggcgcggcagcaCAGCTTCCGCGGtccgctgtccccgccgccgccgtcgtcgtccaaCCCGTCGGAGCGCgcctggcagcagcagcagcaccaccagCAGCGCCAGAACGGTGGCCCGGAGCCTGACGCCGTGGAGCCGGCGCGGACGACCACCTCGTCCATGCCGGACGACGTGTCCATGAGCAACGCCAGCGAGCTGGAGGTGACGGAGTGGGTGATCCAGGACGAGCCCGGCGTGTACATCACCGTCCGCGAGCTCGCCGACGGTGCCCGCGAGCTCCGCCGCGTCCGCTTCAG CCGTGAGAAGTTTGCGGAGCTGAACGCGAAGCTGTGGTGGGAGGAGAACAAGGAGAGGATACACGCGCAGTACCTCTGA
- the LOC119312935 gene encoding uncharacterized protein LOC119312935: protein MAADDAPPAKPPPPPQDTAAGAEALAAYLGLAFALFLASLPGGAAGARHVASLQSRGRVLATRLLAAEDQLRQLRARRREDARANARAAEIFAGHRASWAEAERRLLARAAAAGDEAANLRARLADAEAQAAALRARADRLERDAADRDALLNALLAATGNGAGHEEHGARQHQRASDPAEGYGDTDAEALAAAAALYAQQRQQQDGFGGGDDFYTSSSSSAAAASGMPPWMDSRSKGWQDMKYESVESVYNTKHAVPRRESPWKVDVESSGVPAKLRQLEQELINLEKVGNGDLSKIPLVLRKQVKRYQTLAGKIEDLCKRMQANDPCDSTLNSEFRTQRQTEYLLEAFHLQHRAAETRQKLGTVQAETAKSSFGDELPAEAKVGTRRALSSVRNNFKEIQRSLEIWLARILGDLEGMLARDGASRIREYILSPYASAVR from the exons ATGGCGGCCGACGACGCGCCGCCGGCCAAGCCCCCTCCACCGCCGCAGGACACAGCCGCCGgcgccgaggccctggcggcctacCTGGGCCTCGCCTTCGCGCTCTTCCTCGCCTCGCTCCCGGGCGGCGCCGCCGGCGCGCGCCACGTCGCGTCGTTGCAGTCGCGGGGCCGGGTCCTGGCGacgcgcctcctcgccgccgagGACCAGCTGCGGCAGCTGCGGGCGCGCCGGCGCGAGGACGCCCGGGCCAACGCGCGCGCCGCCGAGATCTTCGCGGGCCACCGCGCGTCCTGGGCCGAGGCCGAGCGCCGCCTGCTGGCGCGCGCCGCGGCCGCGGGCGACGAGGCCGCCAACCTCCGCGCGCGCCTCGCCGACGCCGAAGCCCAGGCCGCCGCGCTCCGGGCCCGCGCCGACCGCCTCGAGCGCGACGCCGCCGACCGCGACGCGCTGCTCAACGCGCTCCTCGCCGCCACCGGCAACGGCGCCGGGCATGAAGAACACGGTGCGCGGCAGCACCAGCGCGCGtcggatccggccgagggctacggCGACACCGACGCGGAGGCCCTGGCCGCCGCCGCGGCGCTCTACgcccagcagcggcagcagcaggacggcttcggcggcggcgacgacttctacacctcctcctcgtcctccgcggcggcggcgtcgggaatGCCGCCCTGGATGGACTCGCGCTCGAAAGGGTGGCAG GACATGAAGTACGAATCGGTTGAGTCAGTGTACAACACAAAGCATGCTGTACCACG GAGAGAATCACCATGGAAGGTGGATGTGGAATCGTCAGGAGTTCCTGCAAAGCTTCGGCAGCTTGAGCAGGAGTTAATtaatctggagaaggttggaaatggAGATCTATCCAAGATCCCGTTGGTGCTGAGGAAGCAAGTAAAGAGATACCAAACTCTTGCCGGGAAGATTGAGGATCTCTGCAAACGAATG CAAGCGAATGACCCTTGTGATTCGACACTTAACTCGGAGTTCAGAACACAGCGGCAGACAGAGTACTTGCTGGAAGCGTTCCACCTTCAGCACCGAGCAGCTGAAACAAGGCAGAAGCTCGGCACAGTGCAAGCAGAGACCGCGAAAAGCAGCTTCGGCGACGAGCTGCCAGCAGAAGCCAAAGTGGGCACAAGAAGAGCACTGAGTTCAGTCAGGAACAACTTCAAGGAAATCCAGCGAAGCCTGGAGATTTGGCTGGCGAGGATCCTCGGAGACCTCGAGGGCATGCTGGCGAGGGACGGGGCATCCCGGATAAGAGAGTACATCCTGTCCCCCTACGCGTCTGCTGTTCGATGA